The following proteins come from a genomic window of Populus nigra chromosome 6, ddPopNigr1.1, whole genome shotgun sequence:
- the LOC133697904 gene encoding polygalacturonase At1g48100-like yields MEIIRGILAIFIAVSLLLYNSSNVEGRSRYHKPKNKRSKNTEPPASPTPHDAPDPQSPTAPSSPSNSPSIPSDPYPNDPGNTSSDYIFNVMDYGAVGDGSTDDTNAFRQAWKEACGVESGVILAPSGYSFMITSTIFSGPCKPGIVFRVDGGLMPPDGPDSWPEKDSTQQWLVFYRLDGMTLTGEGTIEGNGEKWWDLPCKPHRGPNGSTSKGPCVSPALIRFFMSSNLEVSGLKIQNSPQFHMKFDGCEGVLIKKLSISSPKLSPNTDGIHIENTKAVGIYDSFISNGDDCISIGTGCSNVDIDGLTCGPSHGISIGSLGVHNSQACVSNITVRNTIIKESDDGLRIKTWQGGTGCVSDINFENIQMENVRNCIIIDQYYCLSKACQNETSAVYVTGVTYRNIKGTYDVRTPPIHFACSDTVACTNILLSEVELLPEEGELVDDPFCWNAYGTQETVTIPPINCLREGEPEGLREISSYGC; encoded by the exons ATGGAGATCATTCGCGGTATTTTAGCCATTTTCATTGCAGTGTCCCTTCTGCTTTATAATTCCAGCAATGTAGAAGGAAGGTCCCGTtaccacaagccaaagaacaaAAGGTCCAAAAATACAGAGCCTCCTGCTTCTCCAACCCCTCATGATGCCCCTGATCCTCAAAGCCCCACTGCCCCTTCATCCCCTTCTAATTCTCCTTCAATCCCTTCAGACCCTTATCCGAACGATCCTGGCAACACAAGTTCAGACTACATTTTCAATGTCATGGATTATGGGGCAGTTGGTGACGGTTCCACTGATGATACTAATGCATTCAGGCAGGCCTGGAAAGAAGCTTGTGGAGTGGAATCTGGTGTTATTCTGGCTCCTTCAGGTTATTCTTTCATGATCACTTCAACTATTTTCTCAGGTCCATGCAAGCCAGGAATTGTGTTTCGG GTGGATGGGGGCCTAATGCCGCCGGATGGACCGGATTCCTGGCCAGAGAAGGATAGCACTCAGCAATGGCTTGTGTTTTATCGACTTGACGGTATGACTCTCACAGGAGAAGGAACCATTGAAGGAAATGGAGAGAAGTGGTGGGATCTACCCTGCAAACCTCACCGG GGTCCTAATGGATCGACATCAAAAGGACCATGTGTTAGCCCTGCG TTAATTCGGTTCTTCATGAGCTCCAATTTGGAAGTCAGTGGcttgaaaatccaaaacagtCCTCAATTCCATATGAAATTTGATGGCTGTGAAggtgttttgataaaaaaactgtCCATATCTTCTCCTAAACTCAGCCCCAATACTGATGGGATCCACATAGAGAACACCAAGGCTGTTGGCATATACGATTCTTTCATTAGCAATG GTGATGATTGCATATCAATCGGAACAGGATGCTCGAATGTGGATATTGATGGTCTCACTTGTGGTCCCAGTCACGGGATTAG CATTGGAAGCCTAGGAGTACACAATTCCCAGGCATGCGTAAGTAACATAACCGTCcgaaatacaataataaaagaatcaGACGATGGGCTAAGGATCAAGACATGGCAGGGCGGCACGGGTTGTGTATCAGACATAAACTTTGAAAACATCCAAATGGAGAATGTTAGGAACTGCATTATCATAGACCAATACTACTGCCTATCAAAGGCTTGTCAAAATGAGACCTCAGCTGTCTATGTCACAGGCGTGACATACAGGAACATTAAGGGCACATACGATGTTAGAACCCCACCAATACACTTCGCCTGTAGTGACACAGTAGCCTGCACCAATATACTGCTATCAGAGGTCGAGCTTCTCCCTGAAGAAGGTGAGTTGGTGGATGATCCATTTTGTTGGAATGCTTATGGAACTCAAGAAACAGTGACTATTCCTCCTATAAATTGCTTACGAGAAGGAGAGCCTGAGGGCCTACGAGAGATCTCCTCTTATGGTTGCTAA